In Alkalihalobacillus sp. FSL W8-0930, a single window of DNA contains:
- a CDS encoding small multi-drug export protein has product MGYFIAYLIVFLLAATPFFEAPAIIPVGYVAGLDPYLTSIIAFIGNLLTVLLVIVFVEAIQGWRERRRIKKGKPEKTKKSERAQRVFNKYGLPGLCLIGPTVGSHLTAIIAMSLSGSKIKTAIWMTISLVVWCVGMALFTHYGFSRLFENNDVTNTLRDFINNY; this is encoded by the coding sequence ATGGGTTATTTTATTGCGTACTTAATCGTGTTCTTACTAGCTGCTACTCCTTTTTTTGAAGCCCCTGCGATCATTCCAGTTGGTTACGTGGCTGGATTAGATCCTTATTTAACATCCATTATTGCGTTCATTGGGAACTTACTAACTGTATTACTAGTTATCGTTTTTGTCGAAGCCATTCAAGGCTGGAGAGAGAGAAGACGAATTAAAAAAGGCAAACCTGAAAAAACCAAAAAAAGCGAGCGTGCACAACGTGTCTTTAATAAGTATGGCTTGCCAGGTTTATGCTTAATCGGTCCAACCGTTGGAAGTCACCTCACTGCGATTATTGCGATGTCGTTAAGTGGAAGCAAAATAAAAACCGCTATATGGATGACCATCTCACTTGTCGTTTGGTGCGTAGGGATGGCTCTGTTCACACACTATGGTTTCTCAAGATTATTTGAAAATAATGATGTAACCAATACGTTACGTGACTTTATTAATAACTATTAA
- a CDS encoding CpsB/CapC family capsule biosynthesis tyrosine phosphatase has translation MIDYLVNILPDLTEQSPSETEAVKLLQKSEESGVKTLIAAPILRLHQDTISPADIRERISLLNNVAKEQDLAIRVVPGQSIQLDDDLSSAYTEGRLLTLNDTQYMLITLGGERLHPRISDILYNLQLQGVKPILAHPERHKEIIEQPDLLYKLVKAGALAQLNASSFTGRVSGYTRKFSEQLIANRLVHFLMSSSIQSKTRSSDFTKAFDTLYRQGDGSGATYFEQNAQRLINDYSIYAEEPLRVKKKKYMGLF, from the coding sequence ATGATTGATTACTTAGTGAATATATTGCCCGATCTTACTGAGCAATCACCAAGTGAAACAGAAGCGGTCAAGCTCCTTCAAAAGTCTGAAGAAAGTGGAGTCAAAACATTAATTGCCGCACCTATATTACGATTGCATCAGGATACAATCTCGCCTGCTGATATAAGAGAACGAATAAGCTTATTAAATAATGTAGCAAAAGAACAAGACTTAGCCATTCGTGTAGTCCCGGGTCAAAGCATCCAGCTGGACGATGATCTTTCCAGTGCTTACACGGAAGGTAGACTCCTTACATTAAATGATACTCAGTATATGCTTATTACATTAGGGGGCGAGAGACTTCATCCCCGCATTTCAGATATTTTATATAACTTGCAGTTACAAGGAGTTAAACCGATTCTGGCACACCCAGAACGGCATAAAGAGATTATTGAACAACCGGATTTACTCTATAAACTAGTAAAAGCGGGAGCTCTGGCACAACTAAATGCCTCTAGCTTTACTGGAAGAGTAAGTGGGTATACACGAAAGTTCTCTGAGCAACTAATTGCTAATCGTCTTGTGCACTTTTTAATGTCGTCCTCAATACAATCAAAAACGAGAAGTAGCGATTTTACAAAAGCATTTGATACCTTGTACAGACAAGGAGATGGCTCAGGCGCTACATACTTTGAGCAAAATGCCCAACGACTTATAAATGACTACAGCATCTATGCGGAAGAACCACTACGGGTGAAAAAGAAAAAGTACATGGGACTGTTTTAA
- a CDS encoding DHA2 family efflux MFS transporter permease subunit, protein MTTLEETKRPPYGIIVILLLGAFISLLNETLLNVALPSIMNDFEVTASTVQWLATGYMLVNGILIPITAFLIQKFSVRGLFLTAISLFTLGTLMAVISWDFPVLLSARVVQASGSAIMMPLLMNVLLNGFPIEKRGAAMGIFGLVMIFAPAIGPTLSGFLIEHYSWKMLFYVTFPIALIILVVAIFLLHDKKESMPIKLDGLSVVLSSIGFGGILYGFGSAGDKGWSATEVYLTLIVGGIALLVFILRQLKLEVPMLEFRIYRYPMFALSSIISITLTMAMFGAMLLLPLYVQTIRGISPLDSGLLLLPGALLMGIMSPITGKLFDKYGARVLAVTGLTITILTSYMFSRLTMDTTYTTLMLLYTARMFGMSMVMMPVMTNGLNQLPARYNPHGTAMNNTLQQVSGAIGSALLVTIMSTRTTTHVDELAGSGLVGQDLVNQATVEGINDAFLLTVFVALIALVLSFFMKRSKPGEDFRDQKVATKEKEEEQSDMEPASQV, encoded by the coding sequence ATGACAACATTAGAAGAAACAAAACGTCCTCCTTATGGCATTATCGTTATTTTGCTATTAGGAGCTTTTATTTCACTTTTAAATGAAACCTTGCTAAACGTAGCTCTACCATCAATTATGAATGACTTTGAAGTAACAGCTTCAACGGTTCAGTGGTTGGCTACAGGTTATATGCTTGTAAATGGGATCTTAATTCCAATTACTGCATTTCTGATTCAAAAATTCTCGGTACGTGGCTTGTTCCTCACAGCCATTAGCTTGTTTACACTAGGGACATTAATGGCCGTCATCTCATGGGATTTCCCGGTGCTATTATCTGCTCGTGTGGTTCAAGCTTCGGGTTCAGCGATCATGATGCCGTTGCTCATGAATGTCCTGTTAAACGGATTTCCGATTGAAAAACGTGGAGCTGCCATGGGGATCTTTGGTCTAGTCATGATTTTTGCTCCAGCTATTGGTCCAACGTTATCTGGATTCTTAATTGAACATTATTCATGGAAGATGCTTTTCTACGTAACATTTCCGATTGCTTTAATTATTTTAGTTGTGGCGATCTTCTTGTTACACGATAAGAAAGAATCAATGCCAATTAAGCTGGATGGTTTATCGGTGGTTCTTTCAAGTATTGGTTTTGGTGGAATTCTTTATGGATTTGGATCTGCTGGAGACAAAGGATGGAGTGCGACAGAAGTGTACCTTACGTTGATCGTAGGGGGAATTGCATTACTTGTATTTATCCTTCGTCAATTAAAGCTGGAAGTACCTATGCTTGAGTTCCGAATTTATCGTTATCCAATGTTTGCTCTGTCGTCCATCATTTCAATCACCTTAACGATGGCTATGTTTGGAGCCATGCTTTTACTTCCATTATATGTTCAAACCATTCGTGGAATTTCTCCGTTAGATTCAGGGCTTCTTTTATTACCGGGGGCCTTACTGATGGGTATTATGTCTCCGATTACTGGGAAGTTGTTTGATAAATATGGAGCAAGAGTGCTGGCTGTAACAGGACTAACTATTACGATTCTAACGTCTTACATGTTCAGTCGTTTAACGATGGACACAACGTACACAACGTTGATGTTACTTTATACAGCGAGAATGTTTGGAATGTCTATGGTGATGATGCCGGTTATGACAAATGGATTAAATCAGCTTCCAGCCCGATACAATCCACACGGCACAGCCATGAATAATACATTGCAGCAAGTATCAGGTGCGATCGGTTCCGCACTACTTGTAACCATCATGTCGACTCGCACAACAACTCATGTTGATGAATTAGCAGGCTCCGGCTTAGTTGGTCAAGACCTTGTTAACCAAGCAACGGTTGAAGGAATTAATGACGCATTTCTATTAACTGTGTTTGTGGCGCTTATTGCCCTTGTGCTTTCATTCTTTATGAAACGCAGTAAGCCCGGAGAAGATTTCCGTGACCAAAAGGTCGCTACAAAGGAAAAAGAAGAAGAACAATCAGATATGGAACCTGCTTCACAGGTTTAA
- a CDS encoding TetR/AcrR family transcriptional regulator, protein MNNRRQDVIEGAHQVFAEKGFRAASIQHILDRSSISKGTLYKYFSSKSDIILAVFQWLNHKIEEARNEVLLYRNPKDLETLKEQVILQIKLLEEYKMFALFQEIFFSDDLELKQYIRQHQLYELKWMHHRLKDIFDEESAPYLLDCAVMVTGMLYMHFRYHNHSQGQTGRDREAVVYYCMNRLVELVSQVTKSKEQLLDPVLLDKWVPEATRKMDTLKEKVESDLFQLKQSIMKSSNEDELKKHKERLDFLSDELVQNEPRTFLIESIIESLTNDSSPTWQEQLSTFKLSVSDYLHECL, encoded by the coding sequence ATGAACAACCGCAGACAAGACGTAATTGAGGGCGCACATCAGGTATTTGCTGAGAAAGGATTTCGCGCAGCTTCCATTCAACACATCCTGGATCGAAGCTCCATTTCTAAAGGGACTTTATATAAATACTTCTCATCTAAAAGTGATATTATTCTAGCCGTCTTTCAATGGCTTAACCATAAGATTGAAGAAGCAAGAAACGAAGTATTGCTCTATCGTAATCCAAAGGACCTTGAAACCTTGAAAGAGCAAGTCATTCTTCAAATTAAGTTATTAGAGGAATATAAGATGTTCGCATTATTTCAGGAAATCTTCTTTTCTGATGACTTAGAGTTAAAGCAGTACATTCGTCAGCATCAATTATATGAGTTGAAATGGATGCACCACCGGCTAAAGGACATATTTGACGAGGAATCCGCTCCATACTTACTCGATTGTGCGGTTATGGTTACGGGTATGTTGTATATGCATTTTAGATATCACAATCATTCACAGGGACAAACGGGGCGAGATCGGGAAGCGGTCGTTTATTATTGCATGAACCGATTAGTGGAATTAGTTTCTCAAGTAACGAAAAGTAAAGAACAGCTGTTAGATCCAGTATTACTTGACAAGTGGGTACCTGAAGCGACAAGGAAGATGGATACATTAAAGGAAAAGGTAGAAAGTGACCTATTTCAATTAAAGCAATCGATTATGAAAAGCTCGAATGAAGACGAACTAAAAAAGCACAAGGAACGCTTGGACTTTCTCAGTGATGAGCTTGTCCAGAACGAACCTCGTACTTTTTTAATTGAGAGTATTATTGAATCACTTACCAACGATTCAAGTCCTACTTGGCAGGAGCAGCTAAGTACGTTTAAACTCTCTGTTTCCGACTATCTTCATGAATGCTTATAA
- a CDS encoding helix-turn-helix transcriptional regulator, whose protein sequence is MYQTTQPETPFAEFLSQHEITQQRMANMCGVSRETVRRLCKEDREPSVRSARRIIITLQDMNYKVDFDTFWDL, encoded by the coding sequence ATGTATCAGACAACCCAACCTGAGACTCCTTTTGCGGAATTCTTGTCTCAACATGAGATTACTCAACAGAGAATGGCTAATATGTGTGGAGTGAGTCGTGAAACAGTACGTAGACTTTGCAAAGAAGACAGGGAGCCAAGTGTAAGAAGCGCAAGACGAATCATCATTACGCTTCAAGACATGAACTATAAAGTAGATTTTGATACCTTCTGGGACTTATAA
- the rbsK gene encoding ribokinase has protein sequence MKTNQPKVVVIGSINMDMVTRADRFPKKGETISGGSFYQLPGGKGANQAVACARLGATVSMVGAVGDDATGKILLQQLQDENIQTDWIQVMKNETTGIAQITVAEEDNQIIIVPGANFSITKSHIDAAKEVIQAADLVVIQLEIPMDIVEYAAEVSSGFGAKVILNPAPAHKLHDTLLSHVDYLTPNETELMHLTQQTSVTEGINALLRDGLQGVIVTLGSEGVQYMEKEDEESKVVKGRSVEVVDTTGAGDTFNGALAYKLASGADITNAIEFANAAAGLSVMRFGAQTGMPTLNEVKEVL, from the coding sequence GTGAAAACAAATCAGCCTAAGGTTGTAGTTATTGGAAGTATAAATATGGATATGGTCACGCGGGCCGATCGTTTTCCCAAGAAGGGTGAAACGATTTCTGGAGGGAGCTTTTATCAGCTTCCAGGAGGAAAAGGAGCCAATCAGGCTGTTGCATGTGCAAGACTTGGAGCAACAGTAAGTATGGTTGGAGCAGTTGGTGATGACGCAACAGGGAAAATTCTTCTCCAGCAGCTTCAAGATGAAAACATTCAAACAGACTGGATTCAGGTGATGAAAAACGAAACAACAGGGATTGCTCAAATCACGGTAGCTGAAGAAGACAATCAAATTATCATCGTTCCAGGAGCAAATTTTTCCATAACCAAAAGTCATATAGATGCAGCAAAAGAAGTGATACAAGCTGCTGATTTAGTTGTCATTCAGCTTGAGATTCCGATGGACATTGTTGAATACGCAGCAGAAGTTTCTTCAGGTTTCGGAGCGAAGGTGATCCTAAACCCGGCACCGGCTCACAAACTACATGATACATTACTTTCCCATGTTGATTATCTGACGCCAAACGAAACAGAACTGATGCACCTTACACAGCAAACAAGTGTAACAGAGGGAATAAACGCGCTCTTACGTGATGGGTTGCAAGGTGTGATTGTGACTTTAGGAAGTGAAGGCGTTCAGTATATGGAAAAAGAAGACGAGGAATCTAAAGTGGTGAAAGGTCGCTCGGTAGAGGTTGTTGATACAACGGGCGCAGGAGATACATTTAATGGAGCATTAGCGTACAAATTAGCGAGCGGTGCAGACATAACGAATGCGATTGAATTTGCAAACGCAGCCGCGGGCTTATCCGTCATGCGATTCGGTGCGCAAACGGGTATGCCTACACTGAATGAAGTTAAAGAGGTTTTATAG
- a CDS encoding TVP38/TMEM64 family protein: protein MKRKIAVLCFFVLIGALVYVYRLNLLDWVQDYGQRSVILTTMSATLFALFPVIPYPIIGGILGVIFGPALGSFVTWVGSSLASILMFIAIRFGFKDWGRRMLSRYKSVEKLTEIFERNAFMTIFISRLIPVIPSIVANAYFALSNVSLRVYALASTLGKIPSMILFATVGNALLTNPGDLLFVGLYYGGFLLVVYSVYRMWRRRGKEI from the coding sequence ATGAAACGTAAAATCGCAGTTCTTTGTTTTTTTGTTTTAATTGGTGCACTTGTATATGTGTATCGCCTGAACTTACTTGACTGGGTTCAGGATTATGGTCAGCGGTCGGTGATACTGACGACCATGTCCGCAACTTTATTTGCGTTATTCCCCGTTATTCCTTACCCCATTATTGGAGGAATTCTCGGAGTTATATTCGGACCGGCACTAGGAAGCTTTGTGACTTGGGTGGGTTCTTCCCTTGCGTCTATCCTTATGTTTATCGCCATTCGGTTTGGGTTTAAGGACTGGGGTCGACGGATGCTCTCGCGCTATAAATCAGTTGAGAAGCTAACTGAGATCTTTGAACGAAATGCATTTATGACAATTTTTATAAGTAGATTGATTCCCGTTATTCCTTCCATTGTGGCAAATGCTTATTTTGCTTTAAGCAATGTATCACTCAGGGTCTATGCGCTCGCTTCCACCTTAGGAAAAATTCCATCGATGATTCTTTTCGCCACCGTTGGCAATGCACTCCTTACCAATCCAGGTGACTTATTATTTGTTGGGCTTTACTACGGAGGGTTCTTACTTGTGGTTTATAGCGTCTACCGGATGTGGAGAAGAAGAGGGAAAGAAATCTAG
- a CDS encoding Zn-dependent hydrolase yields the protein MSKVNGERIWDRLMTLAEIGATEDGGVTRYSYTDLEAQANERVKSFMEEAGLETGYDSVGNLYGVKKGKSDETILIGSHVDSVPNGGNFDGPLGVLAGLEVLESLTEQGIDLTHTVKVMAFKDEEGSRFGLGMIGSRAVAGILTLDELTMKDADGVSIKEAMKQQGYHPESIADATLDKVRAYIELHIEQGKILEQAGVAAGVVSGIAGPCWLRLKCTGEAGHAGSTPMNQRRDALVGASLIVAEIERIARSTPDLVATVGQIQVKPGGTNVIPGYSEWTLDLRHVKEDVRNQAEERIREAADKIAKERGLTLEIEELQRISPAPCAEAIQETIKESLIEEGIEPVTLPSGAGHDGMQFTGKWPMGMIFARSKDGISHNPKEWTSKEDVQTATSVLYRTLRTLDKKEQL from the coding sequence ATGAGTAAGGTGAACGGGGAACGAATCTGGGACAGGCTTATGACACTTGCAGAAATCGGAGCAACAGAGGATGGAGGTGTCACAAGATACTCCTATACGGATCTTGAAGCACAAGCGAATGAACGTGTTAAGTCTTTTATGGAAGAGGCGGGTCTTGAAACGGGGTACGACTCGGTGGGAAACCTGTACGGTGTGAAAAAAGGGAAAAGTGATGAGACGATCCTCATTGGTTCACATGTTGATAGTGTGCCAAATGGGGGGAATTTTGATGGACCGCTTGGTGTGTTAGCGGGGCTTGAAGTTCTTGAATCTTTAACTGAACAAGGCATCGATCTTACACATACAGTCAAAGTCATGGCCTTTAAGGATGAAGAAGGATCTCGTTTTGGCTTAGGGATGATTGGTAGCAGAGCCGTTGCTGGCATTTTAACGTTGGATGAGCTTACGATGAAGGATGCAGATGGAGTGAGCATCAAAGAAGCGATGAAACAACAAGGCTATCACCCTGAATCCATTGCGGATGCGACATTAGATAAAGTGCGTGCTTATATTGAATTACATATTGAACAAGGAAAGATTCTCGAGCAAGCAGGTGTTGCAGCGGGTGTTGTTAGTGGAATTGCAGGTCCTTGTTGGCTTCGGTTAAAATGCACCGGTGAAGCTGGACACGCGGGATCAACACCAATGAATCAGAGACGTGATGCGTTGGTAGGAGCCAGTTTAATTGTTGCTGAGATTGAACGGATTGCCCGCTCCACTCCAGATTTAGTAGCGACAGTAGGTCAAATTCAAGTAAAACCAGGTGGGACAAATGTGATTCCAGGTTATAGTGAATGGACACTGGATCTTAGACATGTGAAGGAAGATGTACGCAATCAGGCAGAGGAAAGAATAAGAGAAGCAGCAGACAAAATTGCAAAAGAGCGTGGGCTTACATTAGAGATTGAAGAGCTACAACGGATCTCTCCTGCTCCTTGTGCAGAGGCTATTCAGGAGACGATTAAAGAAAGTTTGATTGAGGAAGGTATAGAGCCAGTGACATTACCAAGTGGAGCAGGTCATGATGGCATGCAATTTACGGGGAAGTGGCCAATGGGTATGATCTTTGCTCGCTCTAAGGATGGAATTAGCCATAACCCAAAAGAATGGACAAGCAAGGAAGATGTGCAAACAGCAACCTCTGTCTTGTATCGAACGTTACGTACGCTTGATAAGAAAGAACAACTTTAA
- a CDS encoding GTP cyclohydrolase II translates to MSDTKIDKRGLSSIEEKVQMIPLEVGAIYLVGPIQLPVNLYGETVTFQWYCWLHCQEVTEDFDRMLEKLSGDNLAEFQQSSVLTYGDFAFDEDAIIRMHSICHTGDIFGSKRCDCGFQLKQSMKMIAEHGTGALFYLANHEGRGIGLFSKAMAYILQEEGLDTVEANHALGFVDDSRNYDDVIKVLHTLRSKPVTLMTNNPKKVEALKNAGLPLKGRMPLWGDVSEFNKKYLDTKVSRSGHLREDELTPKE, encoded by the coding sequence ATGAGTGACACTAAAATAGACAAACGCGGATTATCAAGTATAGAAGAGAAGGTTCAAATGATTCCATTGGAAGTAGGGGCCATTTACTTAGTTGGACCGATTCAGCTTCCTGTTAATTTATATGGAGAAACCGTCACATTCCAATGGTATTGCTGGTTGCATTGTCAGGAGGTTACGGAGGATTTTGACCGGATGCTTGAAAAGCTTTCTGGTGATAACCTGGCTGAATTTCAACAATCAAGTGTGTTAACCTATGGAGACTTTGCTTTTGACGAGGATGCCATTATTCGTATGCATTCAATCTGCCACACGGGCGATATTTTTGGCAGCAAGCGATGTGATTGCGGCTTCCAGCTAAAACAATCGATGAAGATGATTGCAGAGCACGGAACAGGTGCATTATTCTACCTGGCTAATCATGAAGGACGCGGCATTGGGTTGTTCAGCAAAGCTATGGCTTATATTTTACAGGAAGAAGGGTTAGACACGGTTGAAGCCAACCATGCCCTTGGATTTGTCGATGACTCTAGAAATTATGATGATGTGATCAAGGTTCTTCACACACTACGTTCAAAACCAGTGACGTTAATGACAAATAACCCCAAAAAGGTTGAAGCTCTTAAGAACGCTGGACTTCCTCTTAAAGGAAGAATGCCTTTATGGGGTGATGTGTCAGAGTTTAACAAAAAGTACTTAGATACAAAAGTGAGTCGTTCTGGACATCTTCGCGAGGATGAGCTTACTCCGAAAGAATGA
- a CDS encoding homoserine dehydrogenase: MKIYLSGFGSVSRALLELILSKKGEYKAKYELDLKVVGVIAREGLLEDQNGLDLNGLLQQESGSKGILAYAQSKDLSLQTEYTFVGDLFVECTPSHHAHGEPGYTYIKQAIHDRLHVVSVSKGALLYHFQEIMSLAASKNKQVKFSGAVAAALPTYDIADYCLAGTTITELAAVLNGTSNFVLSHMMDSGLPFSESLKKAQELGIAESNPDNDIKGIDSASKLVILANSLFNGSFYMNDVSIQGITSVTHEDVEDATQKGYTVRLVARATYEDHQLILSVKPEWLTNVHPLASVHGTNKGIVFTTKEMGELVVAGGASSPVGAASAALKDIINLHQSI; the protein is encoded by the coding sequence ATGAAGATCTATTTAAGTGGATTTGGTTCTGTAAGTCGCGCTCTACTAGAACTCATACTAAGTAAGAAAGGTGAGTATAAGGCAAAATATGAGTTAGATCTGAAGGTCGTTGGTGTAATTGCAAGAGAAGGGTTACTCGAAGATCAGAACGGCTTAGACTTAAACGGGTTGCTTCAACAGGAGTCTGGGTCAAAGGGCATACTCGCTTATGCTCAATCAAAAGACCTCTCCCTGCAAACGGAGTATACCTTTGTAGGCGATCTCTTCGTTGAGTGTACGCCTTCTCATCATGCTCACGGAGAACCTGGTTATACATATATCAAGCAGGCGATACATGATAGACTACACGTGGTCTCTGTATCGAAGGGAGCCCTTCTTTATCATTTTCAGGAAATCATGAGCTTGGCTGCGTCCAAAAACAAACAGGTTAAGTTCAGTGGCGCCGTAGCAGCGGCATTACCTACATACGATATCGCGGATTATTGTTTAGCAGGAACAACGATTACAGAGTTAGCAGCTGTATTAAATGGGACAAGTAACTTTGTGCTGTCTCATATGATGGACTCAGGTCTTCCCTTTTCAGAGTCGCTTAAAAAGGCTCAAGAACTTGGGATTGCCGAGTCAAATCCGGACAATGACATAAAGGGAATTGATAGTGCGAGTAAATTAGTGATCCTTGCGAATAGCTTGTTTAACGGATCATTTTATATGAATGACGTCTCCATTCAAGGAATCACCAGTGTGACACATGAGGATGTGGAGGACGCCACTCAAAAAGGGTATACCGTTCGTTTAGTGGCAAGGGCAACGTATGAGGATCATCAACTTATTCTATCTGTGAAGCCTGAGTGGTTAACGAATGTTCATCCGTTGGCCAGCGTTCATGGTACAAATAAAGGAATCGTCTTTACGACAAAGGAAATGGGAGAACTCGTTGTAGCAGGAGGAGCGTCGAGCCCTGTTGGAGCAGCAAGCGCGGCGTTAAAGGATATCATCAACCTACATCAATCAATTTGA
- a CDS encoding tetraprenyl-beta-curcumene synthase family protein — protein MSTTVPSNSLQILLRASKETIPKARQHLKDWKEVGNQIPDQEIREQATWTISDKTFHCEGGSILGFLAGENQDAYIKFMVAYQSICDYLDTLCDKNDRHNQDDFRSIHHALLDSLSPGEPFSDYYEHRQPFDDGGYLKKLVTTCRETIKTFPGFVTMQEDMKEVSQFYIDFQVYKHVEKSLREPLLMHFYETNKHLAPSMRWYEFACGTASTLGLYCLAAYAAKDVRTKEESKQIKEAYFPWLQGLHIMLDYFIDQEEDRAEDEMNFTSYYESRDDLVNRVQLLDQEATSRLKKLPDASFHLLIKRGLYAIYLADSKVKANPRMQKDAKVLLKLGGMPAKFFYYNKWMFKRKT, from the coding sequence ATGAGTACAACAGTTCCCTCGAATTCGCTTCAGATTCTTCTGCGAGCATCAAAAGAAACCATACCAAAAGCCAGGCAGCATCTTAAGGACTGGAAAGAGGTCGGCAACCAAATTCCTGATCAAGAGATACGAGAACAAGCAACCTGGACAATTAGTGATAAGACCTTTCACTGTGAAGGCGGTAGCATCCTCGGCTTTTTAGCTGGTGAGAACCAGGATGCATACATCAAATTTATGGTTGCTTATCAAAGCATCTGTGACTATTTAGACACGCTTTGTGATAAAAATGATCGGCACAACCAGGACGACTTCCGTTCTATTCATCATGCCTTATTAGACAGTTTGAGTCCAGGAGAGCCCTTCTCTGATTACTATGAGCACCGTCAGCCATTTGACGACGGAGGGTACTTAAAGAAGCTTGTAACGACTTGCCGCGAAACCATTAAAACATTCCCTGGGTTCGTTACTATGCAAGAAGATATGAAAGAAGTCTCTCAATTTTATATTGATTTTCAGGTATATAAGCACGTTGAAAAAAGCTTAAGAGAACCACTTCTTATGCATTTTTATGAAACAAACAAACATCTCGCACCTTCTATGCGTTGGTACGAATTTGCTTGTGGAACAGCCTCGACATTAGGATTATATTGTCTAGCTGCCTACGCGGCAAAAGACGTTCGTACAAAAGAGGAGTCAAAGCAAATCAAAGAAGCTTATTTCCCATGGCTACAAGGACTTCATATTATGCTCGATTATTTTATCGACCAAGAAGAAGACCGGGCCGAGGACGAGATGAACTTTACCAGCTACTATGAAAGCCGAGATGATCTTGTGAACAGAGTTCAATTACTTGATCAGGAGGCGACCTCTAGGTTAAAGAAATTGCCCGATGCCTCCTTCCACCTTTTAATCAAACGTGGGCTTTATGCCATTTATCTTGCTGATTCCAAAGTGAAAGCAAATCCTCGCATGCAGAAGGATGCAAAAGTCTTGCTCAAACTTGGCGGAATGCCGGCTAAATTTTTCTATTATAATAAGTGGATGTTTAAACGCAAGACATAA
- a CDS encoding NUDIX domain-containing protein, whose product MPTPFRTRAGAIIVNDQALLLIEYQDKQGIHYNLPGGGVESGESIKDAVKREVKEEACIDVSVGELITVYEYLPQQASFRYGDIPSLQLFFLCEMASEQTPSLPSEPDPYQTSVVWVPLHSLHTIRLLPDIADILIKTIENQCSIPFIQESYLNNPFL is encoded by the coding sequence ATGCCAACCCCATTCCGCACGCGCGCTGGCGCCATCATTGTTAATGATCAAGCTCTCTTATTAATCGAATATCAAGATAAACAAGGGATTCATTATAATCTTCCCGGTGGTGGAGTGGAGTCAGGTGAATCGATAAAGGATGCAGTAAAGAGAGAGGTGAAGGAAGAAGCCTGTATAGATGTGAGTGTTGGCGAGCTTATAACTGTGTACGAATATCTACCGCAGCAAGCCTCATTTCGTTATGGTGATATTCCGTCACTTCAGTTATTCTTTCTCTGTGAGATGGCATCAGAACAAACCCCTTCTTTACCGAGTGAACCAGATCCATATCAAACGAGTGTTGTCTGGGTTCCTCTTCACTCTTTACACACAATCAGACTATTACCAGATATTGCAGACATATTAATTAAGACAATAGAAAACCAATGTTCCATTCCGTTCATCCAAGAATCATATCTCAACAATCCCTTCTTATAA
- a CDS encoding HAD-IA family hydrolase — translation MLEDLNDQFPKESVAFPGLTRMLSELKRRDYKMGIITNGRDFYQRDKIDALGITTYMDVIVTSGELGIKKPDPAIFLHGLGKLKVLPEQAIFVGDDLTKDIVPSKSLGMRTILMGSHQVNPDIDTNCVHLDEVVKAVEKLS, via the coding sequence ATGCTGGAAGACTTAAATGATCAGTTTCCTAAGGAGAGTGTGGCCTTTCCTGGTTTAACGCGTATGCTTTCTGAATTAAAGCGAAGGGACTACAAAATGGGGATTATTACTAACGGTCGTGACTTTTACCAGCGAGACAAAATTGACGCACTCGGTATCACTACATATATGGATGTCATTGTTACGTCGGGTGAGTTAGGTATCAAAAAGCCAGACCCAGCAATCTTCTTACATGGGTTGGGAAAATTGAAGGTGCTCCCTGAACAAGCAATCTTTGTTGGAGACGATCTCACTAAGGATATCGTACCGTCGAAAAGCTTAGGGATGCGAACGATTCTGATGGGTTCACATCAAGTAAACCCTGATATTGATACGAATTGCGTACATTTAGATGAGGTTGTGAAAGCAGTAGAAAAGTTGAGTTAG